From a region of the Malania oleifera isolate guangnan ecotype guangnan chromosome 12, ASM2987363v1, whole genome shotgun sequence genome:
- the LOC131144724 gene encoding uncharacterized protein LOC131144724 — MFNNLSSVRLLLLIFWRSICRSIMDATAPLSTTESAAATRLISGHRRPLHTFGVSLIAIVHISFTKSKEIRLIGSVIKRGAGLARFAYPFVYAAEYLWVAILFYFDSYILAIESMVENLFPPSTRFLNRIDKVIQTVEILPEKLENAIDKFLMSVREGSVLEWALVQVISWLKFLIYSLTYVESDNAREKEIVIDVSYSEVNPESSLGDNALDPVESPRKSETVEKFSPISDTSQAEAGTPSLPDAMKCSHKEVLEKGTKEDTEEKEEDIEEKEEKIIEEVTEENEAREVDKSDEGSTMDDDRILRLFESSWHMTPP; from the exons ATGTTCAACAACCTGTCTTCTGTGCGCCTCTTGCTACTCATCTTCTG GAGGTCAATCTGCCGAAGCATCATGGATGCGACGGCGCCACTGTCGACGACG GAATCAGCCGCAGCCACCAGACTGATTTCTGGTCACCGGCGTCCGCTGCACACATTTGGAGTTTCTCTCATAGCAATTGTgcacatttccttcacaaaatcTAAAGAAATTCGACTGATAGGCTCGGTGATAAAAAGGGGAGCTGGATTAGCCCGTTTTGCCTACCCATTTGTATATGCTGCTGAATATTTGTGGGTGGCAATCCTCTTTTATTTTGACAGCTACATCCTTGCTATTGAAAGCATGGTTGAGAACCTATTCCCACCGTCAACCCGCTTTCTCAACAGGATTGATAAGGTCATCCAAACTGTTGAGATCCTTCCCGAGAAACTCGAAAATGCTATAGACAAATTCCTTATGAGTGTTCGTGAAGGTTCAGTTCTAGAATGGGCATTGGTTCAAGTTATCTCCTGGTTGAAATTTTTGATCTATTCATTGACATACGTTGAATCAGACAATGCAAGGGAGAAGGAGATCGTGATCGATGTGAGCTACAGTGAGGTTAACCCTGAATCCTCACTGGGAGACAATGCTCTTGACCCTGTTGAATCTCCACGTAAAAGTGAGACTGTGGAAAAGTTTTCTCCCATATCTGATACCTCACAAGCGGAAGCTGGGACACCATCTTTGCCGGATGCTATGAAGTGCAGCCACAAAGAAGTTTTAGAGAAGGGGACAAAAGAAGACACTgaggagaaagaagaagacattgagGAGAAGGAAGAAAAAATAATTGAAGAAGTAACTGAGGAAAATGAGGCAAGAGAAGTAGATAAAAGCGATGAAGGCTCAACCATGGATGACGATCGAATTCTTCGACTCTTCGAGTCGAGCTGGCACATGACTCCACCATAA